The Chitinophagales bacterium genome window below encodes:
- a CDS encoding phosphoribosylformylglycinamidine synthase subunit PurS yields MKFRAEINVIPGAETKNTEGKRIMDDLKKARIDNVENITIGKFYTFEVEANSYNAANAFVGDACKNVFAKNDDDAFDFTIDEI; encoded by the coding sequence ATGAAATTTAGAGCAGAAATTAATGTAATTCCCGGTGCAGAAACAAAAAATACAGAAGGGAAAAGAATTATGGACGACCTTAAAAAAGCACGCATAGACAATGTTGAAAACATAACCATAGGAAAGTTTTATACTTTTGAAGTAGAAGCTAACTCTTATAATGCTGCCAATGCCTTTGTGGGGGATGCTTGTAAAAATGTTTTTGCCAAAAACGATGATGATGCTTTTGATTTCACTATAGACGAAATTTGA
- the rsmI gene encoding 16S rRNA (cytidine(1402)-2'-O)-methyltransferase, with protein MKGKLYIIPTPIGNLKDITFRAIEVLKEVDLILAEDTRQTKKLLDHYAIDKPMWAHHKFNEHNATESVVKKLLGGNNLALVSDGGTPAISDPGFYLVRACIEQGIAIETLPGATAFVPALVNSGFSSDSFVFMGFPPHKKGRKTLFENIAQESRTVILYESPHRIVKTLEQITEYIGAETQISISRELTKTYEETLRGTAQELLQHFKTTKPKGEFVVVVGR; from the coding sequence TTGAAAGGAAAGCTTTATATAATACCCACACCTATAGGCAACTTAAAAGACATAACTTTTAGAGCCATAGAGGTACTTAAAGAAGTAGATTTAATATTAGCAGAAGATACGCGACAAACCAAAAAACTGCTTGACCACTATGCCATAGACAAACCTATGTGGGCACACCACAAGTTTAATGAGCATAATGCCACAGAAAGCGTTGTAAAAAAGTTGCTTGGGGGTAATAATCTTGCCCTCGTTTCTGATGGTGGTACACCGGCTATTTCCGATCCCGGATTTTATTTGGTGCGTGCTTGTATAGAGCAAGGCATAGCAATAGAAACGCTACCCGGAGCTACAGCTTTTGTGCCTGCATTAGTAAATTCAGGTTTTTCTTCTGATAGTTTTGTGTTTATGGGTTTTCCACCACATAAAAAAGGACGTAAAACACTTTTTGAAAATATAGCACAAGAAAGTAGAACAGTTATTTTGTATGAATCGCCACACCGCATAGTTAAAACTTTAGAACAAATAACGGAATATATAGGTGCAGAAACGCAGATTTCTATTTCAAGAGAATTAACCAAAACCTACGAAGAAACACTAAGAGGCACAGCCCAAGAGCTACTACAACATTTTAAAACTACTAAACCTAAAGGGGAATTTGTGGTGGTGGTAGGGCGGTAG